A DNA window from Chryseobacterium sp. MEBOG06 contains the following coding sequences:
- a CDS encoding polyprenyl synthetase family protein, protein MANTVEEIKRPINDEMKLFEQKFYESMQSKVALLDKVTRFIVTTKGKQMRPMFVFLCAKLVGEVTEKTYRGASMIELIHTATLVHDDVVDESFKRRNFFSINALWKNKIAVLVGDYLLSKSVLLSTDHKDYDLLGVISRTIREMSEGELLQLEKARKLDITEDVYYEIIRQKTATLIAACCEIGVLSNTTDEALAKKMQDFGTYTGMAFQIKDDLFDYLSSNVIGKPVGIDIKEQKMTLPLIHTLKIAEEKDRKYYFDTIKRYNNNPKRVKELIEFVKNSGGLEYAITVMKDFQQKAKDILNEFPDSEARTSLHIMLDYVIERKF, encoded by the coding sequence GTGGCAAATACAGTAGAAGAGATTAAACGACCGATCAATGATGAAATGAAACTTTTTGAACAGAAGTTTTATGAATCAATGCAGAGTAAAGTAGCTTTATTAGATAAAGTAACCCGTTTTATTGTGACCACCAAAGGAAAACAGATGCGTCCTATGTTTGTATTTCTTTGTGCTAAACTGGTAGGAGAGGTGACGGAAAAAACATATCGTGGCGCTTCCATGATAGAACTCATCCATACAGCAACTTTAGTACATGATGATGTGGTGGATGAAAGTTTCAAGAGGCGTAATTTCTTCTCTATCAATGCTTTGTGGAAGAATAAGATTGCGGTTTTGGTAGGGGATTACCTTTTGTCCAAATCGGTACTGTTATCTACAGATCATAAAGACTATGATCTGTTGGGTGTGATTTCAAGAACAATTCGTGAGATGTCTGAAGGTGAGCTTCTTCAATTGGAAAAGGCCAGAAAATTAGATATTACAGAAGATGTTTATTATGAAATCATTCGTCAGAAAACAGCTACCTTAATTGCGGCATGCTGTGAAATAGGAGTGCTTTCCAACACTACAGATGAAGCGCTTGCCAAAAAAATGCAGGACTTCGGTACTTATACAGGAATGGCTTTTCAGATCAAAGATGACCTTTTTGATTATCTAAGCTCCAATGTAATTGGTAAACCTGTAGGAATAGATATTAAAGAACAAAAAATGACCCTTCCTTTGATTCATACTCTGAAAATAGCTGAAGAAAAGGACAGGAAATATTATTTCGATACAATAAAACGCTATAATAATAATCCCAAAAGAGTTAAAGAACTTATTGAATTTGTTAAAAACTCAGGAGGATTGGAATATGCAATTACGGTGATGAAAGACTTCCAGCAGAAAGCCAAGGATATTCTTAATGAATTTCCGGATTCTGAAGCAAGAACATCGTTACATATTATGCTTGATTATGTAATTGAAAGAAAATTTTAA
- a CDS encoding RNA polymerase sigma factor — protein sequence MEKELLIECQRSDRNAQRKIYEKMAGRMYSVCRRYLKNDEDIEEVLADTFYKIFTKISQLQNPDTFESWAKKIAVNECLQKLRSNKALFISLEDHFMDSLEGNTEYLSFEKDILSLLNFLPEGCRAIFNLFAIEGYPHKEIATMLSISEGTSKSQLNFARKKLQELLVNQNI from the coding sequence ATGGAAAAAGAATTATTAATAGAATGCCAGCGCAGTGACCGCAATGCACAGCGGAAGATCTACGAGAAAATGGCCGGTAGGATGTACTCTGTCTGCAGACGTTATCTGAAAAATGACGAAGATATAGAAGAAGTATTAGCCGATACATTTTACAAAATCTTCACGAAAATCAGCCAGCTTCAGAATCCTGATACTTTTGAATCCTGGGCCAAAAAAATTGCCGTAAACGAATGTCTGCAGAAATTAAGAAGTAATAAAGCCCTGTTTATTTCCCTGGAAGATCATTTTATGGATTCCTTAGAAGGAAATACGGAATATCTTTCGTTTGAAAAAGATATTCTGAGCCTGCTGAATTTCCTTCCGGAAGGATGCAGAGCTATTTTCAACCTATTTGCCATTGAAGGCTATCCGCATAAGGAAATAGCAACGATGCTTTCCATTAGCGAAGGAACTTCAAAATCCCAGCTCAATTTTGCACGTAAAAAGCTGCAGGAACTCTTAGTGAATCAAAACATTTAA
- a CDS encoding vWA domain-containing protein, which translates to MENNHIDQQFNEASKFSEEPTVFPGFEKVWESIEKKLDKKEEKKKTIPFWLPYSVAASLIIGLGAFYFLNKKDSTELLKPVIADNTSVNGHVTSTDIIKIDSITKQNIQKVKKKTEPIIEKLAVNKRFVPAPLRIPAPQPVAPQPIVERDFETPDYQERKIEEVVIVGYNKTSTKSSTAANTIVNNVPQPTVYSSLQGTVSGIQITASAGGDRNKSAINSLNSGYFNNSEIVIRGISSIKPENMPLYVINGKIEEADYFRSLNPNTIKSLNILKGDSATAIYGSKAAHGVIIVKTQKLSRKERKRMEKLQEESNKQKQISPVTNNESYDTFVENPFELTYSQPLSTFSIDVDNASYSNIRRMINNGQAVNKDAVRIEEMVNYFKYAYPQPKNGEPFSINTEYNEAPWNPNHKLLKIGLQGKILQTDQLPASNLVFLIDVSGSMNAENKLPLLKSSLKVLLNQLRPKDKVGIVVYAGSAGMVLPSTSAGEKEKIMQALNNLQGGGSTAGGEGIELAYKMAQENFVNNGNNRVIIATDGDFNVGASATSDLKTLIEDKRKSGVFLTCLGFGMGNYKDNTLETLADKGNGNYAYIDNMQEANKFLGKEFAGSMYAIAKDVKIQIEFNPEYVQSYRLIGYENRKLRNEDFVNDKIDAGELGSGHTVTALYEIIPDNIKSDFTPKGNNLKYIQNTHSKEFGDELATIKFRYKKPDEDKSREITESIKNVDYKLSSASPDFKFASSVAWFGLVLRNSQLIMKKNLSDIENLARQGKNKDEEGYRSEFLRLIETYKTLQK; encoded by the coding sequence ATGGAAAATAATCATATAGATCAGCAATTCAATGAAGCCTCAAAGTTTTCAGAAGAACCTACTGTTTTCCCTGGTTTTGAAAAAGTATGGGAAAGCATTGAAAAAAAATTAGATAAAAAAGAAGAGAAAAAGAAAACTATTCCTTTTTGGCTTCCTTATAGCGTGGCAGCAAGCTTAATCATTGGCCTTGGAGCTTTTTACTTTTTGAATAAAAAGGATTCTACAGAACTTTTAAAGCCTGTAATAGCAGATAATACAAGTGTAAATGGCCATGTTACAAGTACAGATATTATAAAAATAGATAGCATTACGAAACAGAATATTCAGAAAGTTAAAAAGAAAACGGAGCCTATTATAGAAAAATTGGCAGTTAATAAGAGATTTGTTCCCGCTCCGTTAAGAATTCCTGCTCCTCAGCCTGTAGCTCCACAGCCTATTGTTGAACGTGATTTTGAAACTCCTGATTATCAGGAGAGAAAAATTGAAGAAGTTGTCATTGTGGGGTATAATAAGACAAGCACTAAGTCTTCAACAGCAGCGAACACCATCGTAAATAATGTACCACAGCCTACCGTTTATAGCTCATTACAAGGAACTGTATCAGGAATACAAATAACAGCTTCTGCCGGAGGAGATCGGAATAAGAGTGCCATCAACAGTTTAAATTCAGGTTATTTTAATAATAGTGAAATAGTCATCAGAGGAATATCTTCTATAAAGCCGGAAAATATGCCTTTATATGTCATAAATGGAAAAATTGAAGAGGCTGACTACTTTAGAAGTTTAAATCCTAACACAATTAAAAGTCTGAATATCTTAAAAGGAGATTCAGCTACAGCAATATACGGAAGTAAGGCTGCACACGGAGTAATTATAGTAAAGACTCAAAAGCTTTCAAGGAAGGAAAGGAAAAGGATGGAAAAACTTCAGGAAGAAAGCAATAAACAGAAGCAAATTTCACCTGTAACCAACAATGAAAGTTATGATACTTTTGTTGAAAACCCTTTTGAACTGACCTACAGTCAGCCGTTATCTACATTTTCTATTGATGTTGATAATGCCTCTTATTCCAATATCAGAAGAATGATCAATAACGGACAGGCTGTCAATAAAGACGCTGTAAGGATCGAAGAGATGGTTAATTACTTTAAATATGCTTATCCCCAGCCAAAAAATGGAGAGCCATTTTCAATAAACACCGAGTATAATGAGGCTCCATGGAATCCAAACCATAAACTGTTAAAAATAGGGCTTCAGGGTAAAATCCTGCAGACGGATCAGCTTCCTGCATCGAACCTTGTTTTCCTTATTGATGTTTCAGGCTCTATGAATGCCGAAAATAAGCTGCCATTGCTGAAATCTTCTTTGAAAGTTCTGTTAAACCAGCTTCGGCCTAAAGATAAAGTAGGAATTGTAGTATACGCAGGAAGTGCCGGAATGGTGCTGCCATCTACCTCAGCGGGAGAGAAAGAAAAGATTATGCAGGCACTGAACAATCTTCAGGGAGGAGGAAGTACAGCAGGAGGAGAAGGCATTGAGCTGGCCTATAAAATGGCTCAGGAAAATTTTGTAAATAATGGAAATAATCGTGTTATCATTGCCACGGACGGAGATTTCAACGTAGGAGCCTCTGCCACATCAGATCTTAAAACACTTATTGAGGATAAAAGAAAATCCGGAGTTTTCTTAACCTGTTTAGGCTTTGGAATGGGCAATTATAAAGATAATACCCTGGAAACCCTTGCGGATAAAGGAAACGGTAACTATGCTTATATTGATAATATGCAAGAAGCCAATAAATTTCTTGGGAAAGAATTTGCAGGAAGTATGTATGCAATTGCCAAAGATGTGAAAATTCAGATTGAATTCAATCCGGAGTATGTACAATCGTATCGTCTGATTGGCTATGAAAACAGAAAACTGAGAAACGAAGATTTTGTAAATGATAAAATTGATGCCGGAGAATTGGGAAGCGGTCATACCGTCACAGCTTTGTATGAGATTATTCCGGACAATATAAAATCTGACTTTACCCCAAAAGGCAACAACTTGAAATATATTCAAAATACTCATTCAAAAGAATTTGGAGATGAACTGGCTACCATAAAATTCAGATATAAAAAGCCTGATGAGGATAAAAGTCGGGAGATTACCGAGAGTATTAAAAATGTTGATTACAAGCTGTCTTCAGCAAGTCCTGATTTTAAATTTGCTTCTTCAGTAGCATGGTTTGGATTGGTATTAAGAAATTCTCAACTGATTATGAAAAAGAATCTTTCGGATATTGAGAATCTGGCCAGGCAGGGTAAGAATAAGGATGAAGAAGGCTATCGCTCAGAATTTCTCAGACTGATAGAGACTTATAAAACACTTCAAAAATAA
- a CDS encoding aminopeptidase C — MKNSKIASLLFVLSAGSMMFAQDDLINKLKNNHSQNANFQFTTLKDVGATSVKNQGSSGTCWSYSGNSFLESEMQRMGKKPVDLAEIFTARNSYHDKAKLYVLNGGAISWGDGGELHDVINMYKKYGAVPQDVYTGLKAGQTTNNFKEMQGKLKTALDSLVQASSKGKLSDNWMNSVDAILDEYLGKVPSTFTYEGKNYTPKTFAKEVVGINADDYVELSSYKDYPYYQKFVVPIPDNWSHDSDWNVPMKDLTAIIDNAVAKGYSVGWATDVSEPYFSYKNGVAYVPDMDLDQINAENKQTLFTEPKKDKTISEDMRQKALNNLSTTDDHGMHIVGLAKDQTGKEYYMVKNSWGVTNDFAGYLYVTRPYVEYKSTAILVHKNAIPKSILKQLKPTKNIGL, encoded by the coding sequence ATGAAAAATTCGAAAATTGCATCATTACTTTTTGTTTTGTCTGCAGGAAGTATGATGTTTGCCCAAGATGACTTAATCAATAAGTTAAAAAACAACCACTCACAAAATGCTAATTTTCAGTTCACAACGTTAAAAGACGTTGGTGCAACTTCTGTAAAAAACCAAGGTTCATCAGGAACCTGCTGGAGCTACTCAGGAAACTCTTTCCTTGAATCTGAAATGCAGAGAATGGGCAAAAAACCTGTAGATCTGGCCGAAATCTTTACAGCAAGAAATTCTTATCATGATAAAGCAAAGCTTTATGTATTGAATGGAGGTGCTATCAGCTGGGGTGACGGAGGTGAACTTCATGATGTTATCAATATGTACAAAAAGTACGGTGCGGTACCTCAGGATGTTTATACGGGATTAAAAGCCGGACAAACAACCAATAACTTCAAGGAAATGCAGGGAAAACTGAAAACGGCTCTTGACAGTCTTGTTCAGGCATCTTCCAAAGGAAAACTTTCTGATAACTGGATGAATTCTGTAGATGCTATTCTTGATGAATATCTGGGAAAAGTACCTTCTACCTTCACTTATGAAGGAAAGAACTATACTCCTAAAACTTTTGCTAAAGAAGTGGTGGGAATCAATGCTGATGATTATGTAGAATTATCTTCTTATAAAGATTATCCTTATTATCAGAAATTTGTAGTGCCTATTCCTGATAACTGGAGCCATGATTCTGACTGGAACGTTCCGATGAAAGACCTTACTGCAATTATTGACAATGCAGTGGCTAAAGGATATTCTGTAGGTTGGGCTACTGATGTTTCAGAGCCTTATTTCTCTTACAAAAACGGGGTGGCTTATGTTCCGGATATGGATTTAGATCAAATCAATGCTGAGAATAAGCAGACTTTGTTTACAGAGCCTAAAAAGGATAAAACCATTTCTGAAGATATGCGTCAGAAAGCTCTTAACAATCTTTCTACCACTGATGACCACGGTATGCATATTGTAGGTTTGGCAAAAGACCAGACTGGCAAAGAATATTATATGGTAAAAAATTCATGGGGAGTAACGAATGACTTCGCAGGATACCTGTATGTAACAAGACCTTATGTTGAATACAAATCAACCGCTATTCTGGTTCACAAGAATGCAATTCCAAAGAGCATCCTTAAGCAGTTGAAACCAACGAAGAACATTGGTCTGTAA
- a CDS encoding bacteriocin-like protein — protein MKNLKKLAKSELRKINGGNAPSCEGGQIACRHKAEDGFPAYWSCEPAELGCRF, from the coding sequence ATGAAAAATCTAAAGAAATTAGCAAAATCAGAATTGAGAAAAATCAATGGTGGAAATGCTCCTTCCTGCGAAGGCGGACAAATTGCTTGCCGTCATAAAGCTGAAGATGGATTTCCTGCTTATTGGTCCTGTGAACCGGCAGAACTCGGATGTAGATTTTAA
- a CDS encoding winged helix-turn-helix transcriptional regulator: MKKNELMQYSCPLGKAMAALGSKWKPIIVLVIKDRKLRFGELAVRINVISRKVLTDQLREMEADGLIIREEFKELPPRVEYSLTEKGLALLPILYLLEEWEAKYQVKGLYSEDCSIVKKETQKAVNV, from the coding sequence ATGAAAAAGAACGAATTGATGCAATACAGCTGTCCTCTGGGCAAGGCAATGGCCGCCCTGGGAAGCAAATGGAAACCTATTATTGTACTGGTTATTAAGGACCGGAAGTTACGTTTTGGAGAATTGGCAGTCCGAATTAATGTAATTTCCAGAAAAGTTTTAACGGATCAACTGCGTGAAATGGAAGCCGATGGTCTGATTATCCGTGAAGAATTTAAGGAACTTCCTCCCAGAGTAGAATATTCTCTTACAGAAAAAGGGCTGGCACTCTTACCTATCTTATATTTACTGGAAGAATGGGAAGCAAAATATCAGGTAAAAGGATTATATTCTGAGGATTGCAGCATAGTGAAAAAAGAGACGCAAAAGGCTGTCAATGTTTAA
- a CDS encoding NADH:flavin oxidoreductase — MSTSSLFKPFQYKNLELKNRIVMAPMTRAQSDNGVPTQNIADYYGRRAASEVGLILSEGTVINRPGSKNLQNIPDFYGTEALNGWKNVIDTVHQNGGKMGPQIWHVGDTRTSEDYPLTSMEKASAMTIEDIQDTIAQFAASAKSAKDLGFDCLEIHGAHGYLIDQFFWEVTNTRTDEYGGKTLKERSRFAVDVVKAIRAAVGEDFTIIIRLSQWKQQDYKTKLAFTPNEMEDWLLPLKEAGVDIFHCSQRRFWEPEFEGSDLNFAGWAKKITGQPTITVGSVGLNGDFLNSFAGEGTEKKDLTDLIRRLDNEEFDLVAVGRAILQDYQWVKKIKEGNTEELLDFSAASMGVLF, encoded by the coding sequence ATGAGCACATCATCATTATTTAAACCGTTTCAGTATAAGAATTTAGAGCTTAAAAATAGAATTGTAATGGCTCCTATGACCAGAGCACAGTCAGACAATGGAGTTCCTACACAGAATATAGCAGACTACTACGGAAGAAGAGCCGCTTCGGAAGTAGGATTGATCCTGTCAGAAGGAACTGTTATCAACAGACCCGGATCAAAAAATTTACAGAATATTCCGGATTTTTACGGAACAGAAGCTTTAAACGGCTGGAAAAATGTCATTGATACTGTACATCAGAATGGCGGGAAAATGGGCCCTCAGATCTGGCATGTAGGTGATACCAGAACGTCAGAAGATTACCCGTTGACCTCTATGGAAAAAGCTTCAGCAATGACTATTGAAGATATTCAGGATACCATTGCTCAGTTTGCGGCATCGGCAAAATCTGCAAAAGATCTTGGTTTTGACTGTCTTGAAATTCATGGTGCTCACGGATATCTTATCGACCAGTTTTTCTGGGAAGTAACCAATACAAGAACAGACGAATATGGCGGTAAAACGTTGAAAGAAAGAAGCAGATTTGCTGTTGACGTAGTTAAAGCCATCAGAGCTGCAGTAGGAGAGGACTTTACTATTATCATTCGTCTTTCACAATGGAAACAACAGGATTATAAAACTAAATTGGCCTTTACTCCTAATGAAATGGAAGATTGGTTATTACCTTTAAAAGAAGCCGGAGTAGACATTTTCCATTGCTCACAACGTCGTTTCTGGGAACCGGAATTTGAAGGCTCAGATCTAAACTTTGCAGGATGGGCTAAAAAAATTACCGGACAGCCAACTATTACAGTAGGATCTGTAGGATTAAACGGGGATTTCCTTAATTCCTTTGCCGGTGAGGGAACAGAAAAAAAAGACCTTACAGACCTGATCAGAAGACTTGATAATGAGGAATTTGATCTCGTTGCAGTAGGAAGAGCTATTCTACAGGATTACCAATGGGTAAAAAAAATCAAAGAAGGAAATACAGAAGAACTTCTTGATTTTTCAGCAGCAAGTATGGGCGTATTATTCTAA
- a CDS encoding thiamine pyrophosphate-dependent enzyme: protein MQTTYIETQQISFQDFKNQILDDYKLGRISREMSYLGRREVLTGKAKFGIFGDGKELPQLAMAKVFRNGDFRSGYYRDQTFALAIDALTVESFFAQMYADTSVEREPASAGRQMNGHFATRSLNEDGSWKDLTAQKNISSDISPTAGQMPRLLGLAQASTIYKSVKFEGSEKFSREGNEIAFGTIGDASTAEGHFWETLNAACALQVPMIVSIWDDGYGISVPTKNQRAKADISEMLSGFQRKENENQGCEIIQVKAWDYPALLDAYAKAEHFARTESVPVVVHVIDVTQPQGHSTSGSHERYKNEERLAWEAEFDGLAKFKEWILNYSIEIDGKEEVIATTEELTAIDDEAKKIAKTGQKIAWENYQKSITELTQSIVPLVENLKGQNAEVEQFITQFNKLVSKAKKDVFHLVRKSLLATRGTNSPERNQLIQKYNEVAEIEKDNYSSHLYSQSEWKAENIKEIKPVYSESSEDVDGRVVIRNNFDKIFEKYPETLIFGEDAGNIGDVNQGLEGMQEKYGALRIADTGIREATILGQGIGMAMRGLRPIAEIQYLDYVLYCLQGMSDDLATVQYRTKGGQKAPLIIRTRGHRLEGIWHSGSPMAGILNLSKGILVLVPRNLTKAAGFYNTMLQTDEPAIIVECLNGYRLKEKQPDNLGEFTVPVGKIEVTKEGKDVTLVTYGSTWRIVTEAANELEKLGISAEVIDIQSLIPFDLSHEIAESVKKTNRLVVIDEDVEGGTTGFILQQILEKQKAFRHLDSDPLTISANDHRPAYASDGDYFSKPSTDDMVEKIYAMFNETNPQKYPAIF, encoded by the coding sequence ATGCAAACAACCTATATTGAAACACAGCAAATATCCTTTCAAGATTTTAAAAATCAAATACTTGATGACTACAAGTTAGGAAGAATTTCTCGGGAAATGTCTTATCTTGGAAGAAGAGAAGTACTAACGGGGAAAGCTAAATTTGGAATTTTTGGGGACGGTAAGGAACTTCCTCAGCTGGCAATGGCAAAAGTTTTCAGAAATGGAGACTTCCGTTCAGGATATTACAGAGACCAGACTTTTGCATTGGCAATAGATGCTCTTACAGTAGAAAGTTTCTTTGCACAAATGTATGCAGATACTAGTGTGGAAAGAGAACCTGCTTCCGCAGGAAGACAAATGAACGGGCACTTTGCAACAAGAAGTTTAAATGAAGACGGAAGCTGGAAAGATTTAACAGCACAGAAAAATATTTCCTCCGATATTTCTCCTACAGCGGGTCAGATGCCAAGATTATTAGGATTGGCTCAGGCTTCTACAATTTATAAAAGTGTAAAATTCGAAGGTTCTGAAAAGTTCTCAAGAGAAGGTAACGAAATTGCTTTTGGAACGATTGGAGATGCTTCTACCGCAGAAGGTCATTTCTGGGAAACATTGAATGCTGCATGTGCACTTCAGGTTCCTATGATTGTTTCAATCTGGGATGACGGATATGGAATTTCGGTTCCTACAAAAAATCAGAGAGCAAAAGCTGATATCAGTGAAATGCTAAGCGGTTTTCAGAGAAAAGAGAATGAGAATCAGGGATGTGAGATTATTCAGGTAAAAGCCTGGGATTATCCTGCTCTATTGGATGCGTATGCTAAAGCAGAACATTTTGCAAGAACTGAAAGCGTTCCTGTAGTTGTTCATGTAATAGATGTTACCCAGCCTCAGGGGCACTCTACATCAGGATCTCACGAAAGATATAAAAATGAAGAACGTCTTGCCTGGGAAGCTGAGTTTGACGGATTGGCAAAATTCAAAGAATGGATTCTTAATTATTCCATTGAAATTGACGGGAAAGAGGAAGTTATTGCAACTACTGAAGAGCTGACTGCAATTGATGATGAAGCCAAAAAGATTGCAAAAACCGGACAAAAAATTGCCTGGGAAAATTATCAGAAATCAATTACAGAACTTACTCAGTCTATTGTACCTTTAGTGGAAAATCTTAAAGGACAGAATGCTGAAGTTGAACAATTTATCACTCAGTTCAATAAATTGGTTTCTAAAGCTAAAAAAGATGTATTCCATTTGGTAAGAAAATCTTTACTGGCAACCAGAGGAACAAATTCTCCGGAAAGAAATCAGCTGATTCAGAAATACAATGAGGTAGCAGAGATCGAAAAAGATAACTATTCTTCTCATTTATATTCTCAGTCTGAGTGGAAGGCAGAAAATATCAAAGAAATCAAGCCGGTATACTCTGAAAGTTCTGAAGATGTAGACGGAAGAGTGGTGATCAGAAACAATTTTGACAAAATTTTTGAAAAATACCCGGAAACATTAATCTTTGGTGAAGATGCCGGAAATATCGGTGACGTAAACCAGGGGTTGGAAGGAATGCAGGAGAAATACGGTGCATTACGTATCGCAGATACCGGAATTCGTGAAGCTACAATTCTTGGACAGGGGATTGGAATGGCAATGAGAGGGCTAAGACCCATTGCTGAAATCCAATATCTGGACTATGTTCTTTACTGTTTACAGGGAATGAGTGATGATCTGGCAACAGTACAATACAGAACCAAAGGAGGTCAGAAAGCTCCGTTGATCATCAGAACAAGAGGTCATAGATTAGAAGGAATCTGGCATTCAGGTTCGCCAATGGCAGGAATTCTAAACCTTTCAAAAGGTATTTTAGTATTGGTTCCCAGAAACCTTACAAAAGCAGCAGGATTCTACAATACAATGCTTCAGACAGACGAGCCTGCAATCATTGTAGAATGCCTGAACGGATACAGACTGAAAGAAAAACAGCCTGATAACCTGGGTGAATTCACTGTTCCTGTAGGTAAAATTGAAGTAACTAAAGAAGGTAAAGACGTTACATTAGTAACTTACGGTTCTACATGGAGAATTGTAACCGAAGCAGCTAACGAACTTGAGAAATTAGGTATTTCTGCAGAAGTGATTGATATCCAGTCATTGATTCCTTTCGATTTATCTCACGAAATTGCTGAAAGTGTTAAGAAAACGAACAGGCTAGTAGTGATTGACGAAGATGTGGAAGGTGGAACTACAGGATTTATCTTACAGCAGATCTTAGAAAAGCAGAAAGCATTCAGACATCTGGATTCAGATCCGTTGACGATCTCTGCAAATGATCACAGACCTGCGTATGCAAGTGATGGTGATTATTTCAGTAAGCCGTCTACAGACGATATGGTAGAAAAGATCTACGCTATGTTTAACGAAACAAATCCTCAGAAATATCCTGCGATATTCTAA
- a CDS encoding carboxymuconolactone decarboxylase family protein gives MNYKEIAKETIGHLYKVHTSIRKSGIDEKLIALVELRISQINGCAYCCIYHVKELSNFGFEWDIINRLPDWKHTQVFDHQQKLVLGWAEAVISNSNDWYEIKEKLKEHFTEREIVELTANITLINT, from the coding sequence ATGAATTACAAAGAAATTGCTAAAGAAACCATTGGCCACCTGTATAAGGTCCATACCAGCATACGAAAATCCGGTATTGATGAAAAACTGATTGCTCTGGTGGAGTTACGGATATCTCAAATCAACGGGTGCGCGTATTGCTGCATTTATCATGTGAAAGAACTCTCCAACTTTGGTTTTGAATGGGACATCATTAACAGGCTTCCCGACTGGAAACATACCCAAGTCTTCGATCATCAACAAAAGCTCGTTTTAGGTTGGGCTGAAGCCGTTATCAGCAACAGCAATGATTGGTATGAAATTAAAGAAAAGCTTAAGGAGCATTTTACAGAAAGGGAAATCGTGGAATTAACAGCCAATATTACCTTAATAAATACTTGA